The sequence below is a genomic window from Silene latifolia isolate original U9 population chromosome 7, ASM4854445v1, whole genome shotgun sequence.
ttgaaGGCCAGGTCTAAGGGTGGCGGGTAAAATTGAAGGCCAGGTCTAAGGGTGGCGGGTAAAATTGAAGAACCGGTCCACGGGTGGCGGTATATAAAATGGTGTCTCGGGAATTGATATTATTTATAAGAGTGTATCGGGTTATTGATAAATGATCTCTCGGGTTATTgatatgggtgtctcgggttataTATATTAATGGTGGATGTGTGGATGTTGGAGTTGTGAACGGGATTGAGCATTGCATATTTGTTTTGCATTATTGTTGTATTATACTTGTTGTTTAGAAATACTCAACCgttgggttgaccgtgtattcgttaaacacctgtgatgaaccaataattggggagcagattgatttcaggtaaTTGAGCTGGCTTAGAAGGGGGGCTGAAGGGCGAGAGGGTATGGCATTTACttagctgtctagatcacttagtttgGTCGAactatatttattatttattctattcagtttccgctgcagttgtatttaattatttaattacagTTATTTATGTCGGATTTTGTAATAAGGCCATTtaaatgttatatttaattaaagtaCTGTGGTTTCGTTTATCTTTGTAATCACTACCTCAGGAAACTGAGATGGCAACACTttcatttatctaggaatgcctagtaaatgctcttaaataaatgggggtgttacacttttaTTCGACAAAAATAGAACTAAAATGAGACTTATAGCCAAACCTCACCGTCCTTGTGATTCGGTCTCGACTACTCTACAACATAGTTGAGTTACAAATATAGTTTGATAGGCTTACACGACAAAAGTCTTGCCAACTTCGTATAATATAAGGGTGTAATACTTATGtacaacaaaaagaaaaaaaatacaaaaagatGATGAAAGGACTAACCGAAGTTCTTTTGGACAATGTATTACTAATTCATCGGTGATCTGAGGACCGACTCGCTCAAGTTTCCTGGTGTCCATGTTTATCATCCCTAGTTTGCTGCAATGAGATATGACATGTATCAATTTAAGTACTAAAGTTCAACAATGGTGTAAATTTTGAAGCTAAAGAATCATTGCAAAAAATACGAAAGCTGCATTTCTTTTGCACCtctaatattattttattttttataaaaagaaAAGTAGAAATGTAATCAAACATACATGATATCTAGTTAAAGCAAATATTCCATTATATTCACTAGAATTCAATTTCTTAAAGTGAAGATGCAGCTCTGGAGTCAAGAGTCAGGAGTCCTCGATAGACTATCGAGTGAGATAATGAAGTACTTCTACTATATTCCTGTTTGTACAACCATTCTACTGATAGGACTACCAAGACAAGTCCAATGGTTCTCTATATATCAGAATACGGGCAGTGGAGTTTAAAGTGAAGTAAGTTCGGCATTTAAATCATAACCAACAAGGGAAAAGGTCTGTGAACTTGACATGTTTAAGCAATAAGGATGCATTTATGTTTGGGTCGGAGGAATGAAGGATGGAAGGCGAATTTGATACAAGTAAAGAAGCAATAATAGAtccaaaatatttttttttatgaaatccCGGTGAAATTTTTGATTTCTAATGGTCGCGAGGCCCCAAGTGGTTGATGATGGATTTACCAACATATGGAAGGCGCCATTATAATCCTAGATCACCTATCTTTTTCATGATTTTTCTACGATGGGCTTGAAATGAATGACATTAAATGAAATCGCAGAACTCGAGCATTAAAATATTTTACCCATTAATTTTAAAAGAATGTTTTAGCAAAATTACTGACTATATAGAGGCTTCCAGAAATTCTTAATAAAGTAGTGGCCTTTCTGAACGACAAATAatttagatgtggatgctgggaACTGAAGGTTACCTTGTAGCTTTTCCAATTATTTCACCATTAGCATAGTCTTTGAGAATGAAATAACGTCTTGTCTTTATTTTACCTTCTGCTTTGACCCATGTTTCTATCTCAATCACATCAGACCTGCTTCAAATACCAGTTGTTTTGTAGacacgaaaaacaaacaaaaaatagatacttttaaagagaaacaaaacAAACCAATTAGGATATCTATAAATCTCAATATGCATTCGTGTAACCACCCAAATGAGGTGAAGTTTTCTCATGGCCGGAGTTGTTCCAAAGCCTTCGTTGGAGAATCCAATGGCTTGAGCATGGTTGCAACTAAGTTCCTGCAGTAGAAAGATCACTCACTTGTGTTATTAGCTACCTATTTAATGTTTTCTTAGGTGAaaatgtgtgtatatatattataaaataaagttaaaatatttacaagtatttcTCAACCATTAATTGACTATACATTGCCTCTTTCACCAAATAGATCATCGCCATCTAACTTCTTTGAAGGTAATACTGTCGAAAGTTAGGACTTTAATGGTCTATAAGACATTATTTAGTTGGAGGTATTTGGAGAGAAAAGGAAATGGCAAATTATATTTGTTTGACAAGCTAAGGTTGGAGCCCTTGGAGGGAAATGAAGGGACAATTTTCATATTTATAAGCCTAATTCACCAAAGAcgatcaatttggaaaaaaaaaattgatacgtTATGAACACGTAACACAACCCTAAGAAAATGAGATGTGCAACTTTAGGCCATTATTTTGTGTTTACTTAATCCCAAAAGTACAagaccttgttactaagtggtgggttgAATCATTTATACACATATCACAAGCTTcttattttcccgatgtgggacaatttcaTCTCATAACTTCATGGGGTGTTAGAACTGCCCTAGAGTCTTCTCTTGTGGACCTGCCACAAGAGGGAGGTGCACATTTAATGATCCGAGGGAGATGTTAAGTGATCATAGCACGCATATTGTCGTGTGATTGTAGCACGCATATGACATACCGTGTGATTGTAGCACGTATGACATACCATGTGATTGTATCACGTATGAGGTGTCGTGTGATTGTAGAACACGCGCGATGTTGTGTGGGTGGAGCACGCATATGGATTGATATTGAGACTAACACGCTTATCGCATgatgtgattgtggttgtgttagTGGTTGCATGTGGTTGCTACTGCATTGTGTTATGTATTGATTATTTCTACTCAACCATGGGTTGACGTGTGTCTTTTTTTTTGTGTTAAATCTTTTCCAACTACCTGCGATTATCCATTTAATATTTTCGGCAAATGGTGATTAGTGAGTCTAGCAGGTGATTATATGGATGATTGATGCTATGGTTGCTGGCTGGGAGATTGGGACGTGGCTTAGTAGTTGAGTGAGGGTCATTTATTGGCCCTGATTACAAATTAGTTAGTTTGGGATAATCTTTCACTGTATAGTTTCATCTGTTGTATTCTCtatttataagacggttgtataaATCTTAATTAAGTATTAAATAGTTCTTTAATCTTTGTTAAGATATATACTGTTTCGGTAAGCCAAGATGGTAACAACCCTATTTACCTGGAAAaggtctagctaaaggctcctgaataaatgggagtgttacaaagttAAACATAGTTAAGTTAAATTCAGCTCATATAAGTCTGGTTCAGAAAAGTTGAAGTCCTATAAATTCAGCTCAGATCCTACAAGTTCAACTCCGAAAAGTTTAGATCCTATAAGCTCAATTCAGTTTAGATTCTATAGGTTTAAAAAAGTTCatctcctataagttcagttttgGTGTTAAGTTCAATTCAGCAAAGTTCAAATCTTTTAAGTTTAGTTTAGAAAAGTTAAgtaaaattaagtccaaaaaaaTATGGCCTAATTTATCCACGATAAATAGCAATTGAGAAGAAATAACCCGACTTGAATACAGACCTAACCACAtgatatataataataaaaagaaagcAAGTGAATAACCTGGAAGAGATTAGCAATGGTTGCAATGGTAGCAGTTTTATTAATCCCAACCTCATAACACCTTATTATAAAACACTCTTTATATGACAATCTATCTTCACTCATGCTGCCTAACCTCAACCTATCTACCAAGCTGTACTTGTTTGAATCTCTTATTTTAAATGACATTGATAAATCCTGTCGTTTCGAGCATAAAATCGAAACGTTTCGAGGGTATTTGAATTTTATGTCACGTTTCGGAGTTACCCAGAAATTGCATTGCGTTGAAGAGTGAATCTTTATATTACATGATTCTATAAACATCATATTTTTATTTTgagcttttttttctttttttggctATGGGGGAATTTGGGAAatgtgaatgttttttttttactatttttaGAATTATTTTTGTGGATTTTATAAAAGTTTGGTTCGATGAGATCGATGTGGTCAGATGTGAAATGAATCAATAATGGGAAAAAAAAGTCAAAATTTGGGATTCATTAAGATAATTGAAGAAAATGTGATTAAAACCATGATTATCTATGCAGTTTGCAGATTGTTGGTATATTATTAAGACTCCAAAAGTCCATTTTTCTCTCCATTGAATTAATTACAATTGGTGACTTAGACATGTTATTTTCTTCTTCAGCTTATTTAAGTTTAGTTGGCACCAAGACTGAGTAGAGTGGATGCAACCTCCTAAAATAGGAAAAGTAAATAGATGACTGAGACGGAGACGACATTACCGGTGTTTCTTCGATCAATGGAAGGAACGAATCTTCTACCGTACTCTTCTCGGAGGTCTTTGAAAATAAACCATACTTTCCCCCATTTCGCTTTGTATATTCTTGACATTATTGAATTCTTTATGATGAATTCTCAGGAACTGTTGGTTGAGCAATTGGGACAATGTCAAAGCACTGCAAAGTTCATGGTGTCGCGAATATGTAAGCTACTTATGCTACTAATTTCGCCATTGTTTATGGGGTTTACTCTGGAATTTTTGTGCTTCATTTTCATCTTTCATCAATCTGTTGACTGCACTTTTTTCTAATTGTGAAATACTAGttatcttgggtcattcggaaacaatcTCTTGGTATTGCTAATGTAATACCTCGTTCTCTTGAAATTTAAAACAATTATTAATAAAGACGAATAATAATATGTTATTcttattatcatattattattattattattattattattattattattattattattattattattattattattattattattattattattattattattattattattattattattattattattattattattattattattattattattattattattattattattattattattattattattattattattattattattattattattattattattattattattcactaCGCTaaataagacatccaataacggtcaaataatgcaaattaccgtttttaaatagaaacacgggaccgttattgcaacgacggttgttaaatatatacaacggttgtacaaataacaagcgaccgttatataacatcaagaaccgttgttaaatcttaagaacggtATCAAATTCGTtgtcgttatcttatttaattaaatgtcaaaatttaacaacggctttgcgtgcaaaaccgttgttatattcatctgttgacaacggtatgtaaccgttatctatttatattgatgaaattttgtcaacggttctgcttaaataaaccgttgtaaacgttttgaactcgacaacggttatcgttcgttatcttatatttttggcggtttcaatgggagggaaaatatgtcaacggttatttatctaaataaaaccgttgtcaaaaaattgtttgcaacgggttgtttttaaccgttatcgtttttatttttttatttaaaaaaaaatgattttagcatgttctagcagctgctgaaatgctattttttcagcagcgtttgtagcagATGCTTAAATACTATTTTTTCAGCtgctgctgaaaaatagcattccagcagctgtgcaatgcaaaaattcaatcctgtattaaaatattacaccccgcaatcaattaaacccagtttaaaaacagtacaaacaggatgatcaacagccaaaacacaactgctattgagaaaacaaaagaaaccaatacacaatggatctgtatatacacactcgtacataaagcatgagaaacTATTGAGACCTcactaatgaaacaacataactggcccacgtatttctcatctggttgatgtcctctggcgaatattccggGG
It includes:
- the LOC141591049 gene encoding oleoyl-acyl carrier protein thioesterase, chloroplastic-like — translated: MMFIESCNIKIHSSTQCNFWVTPKRDIKFKYPRNVSILCSKRQDLSMSFKIRDSNKYSLVDRLRLGSMSEDRLSYKECFIIRCYEVGINKTATIATIANLFQELSCNHAQAIGFSNEGFGTTPAMRKLHLIWVVTRMHIEIYRYPNWSDVIEIETWVKAEGKIKTRRYFILKDYANGEIIGKATSKLGMINMDTRKLERVGPQITDELVIHCPKELRLAFPEENNKIMRKISKLEGLGHHSKSGLMPRRDDIDMNRHVNNVTYLRWVLESMPQQIIDTHELQSITLDYRQECQQDDTVDSLTSAETTDEILSIPPLNRKNGVYSTTRNDDEDGVQFLHLLKLSSDGSETNRGCSEWRRKPQR